One window from the genome of Alkalihalobacillus sp. LMS6 encodes:
- a CDS encoding LacI family DNA-binding transcriptional regulator — MTTKNIHDVAALAGVSIATVSHVINKTRYVSEKTTNKVLYAMNELKYRPNHAARSLRSTKTSRVGLIIPVHPGDTSRSFFMTIAEGIEETLRPKGFHVIMSNSKENVKNEVEQLQLLDTHVTDGIILASTCEALDQLKPYLKDDHPCVLIDRVPEGYTNDFVRVNTYDVTIEAINGLKKRGYKKIGFVGSTHTVSTTRERMHAFQRATLDDPFSPNRIFLRDPTYEEGYNLAKHLLNSDVDAVFFSSNILATGVLHYLSTHQIQIPEQLALIVFDNTEWTRIHSPTITVIEQPAFQLGVEAATCFLNRIEHPDSKAMHIDINPTIIWRNSC; from the coding sequence ATGACAACAAAGAATATTCATGACGTAGCAGCTCTTGCAGGGGTGTCCATCGCTACTGTGTCTCACGTAATTAATAAGACGCGCTACGTATCGGAAAAGACAACAAATAAAGTTCTTTATGCAATGAACGAATTAAAATACCGACCAAATCACGCTGCTCGAAGCTTACGTAGCACAAAGACGAGTCGAGTAGGGCTCATTATCCCTGTCCATCCAGGAGACACATCTCGTTCTTTTTTCATGACAATTGCTGAAGGCATTGAAGAAACGTTACGTCCTAAAGGGTTTCATGTCATTATGAGCAACTCAAAAGAAAACGTCAAAAACGAAGTGGAACAACTTCAGTTACTTGATACGCACGTCACAGATGGCATTATTCTAGCTTCAACTTGTGAAGCCCTTGATCAATTAAAGCCCTATCTAAAAGATGATCATCCTTGCGTATTAATTGATCGTGTACCAGAAGGATATACGAACGACTTTGTCAGAGTGAATACATACGATGTCACAATAGAAGCTATTAACGGTTTAAAGAAAAGAGGGTATAAAAAAATTGGTTTTGTTGGATCTACCCATACTGTAAGTACAACACGCGAACGCATGCATGCATTCCAACGCGCTACCCTCGATGATCCATTTTCCCCCAATCGCATTTTTTTGCGGGATCCTACTTACGAGGAAGGATATAATCTAGCAAAACACCTCTTAAACAGCGATGTAGATGCTGTCTTTTTTTCAAGCAACATATTGGCAACGGGGGTGCTTCACTACCTCTCCACCCACCAAATTCAAATTCCTGAGCAACTTGCTCTCATTGTATTTGATAATACGGAATGGACAAGAATCCATTCTCCAACGATTACAGTAATTGAACAGCCAGCCTTTCAGTTAGGCGTTGAAGCAGCAACGTGTTTTCTTAACCGCATTGAACACCCTGATTCGAAAGCAATGCACATTGACATTAATCCAACGATTATTTGGCGTAATTCTTGTTAA
- a CDS encoding DUF4177 domain-containing protein produces MTYKAVELSPSGLTKKKKQSQLELTLNEYEKDGWKLDQLTAKTFFGMTSSYLAIFIRTH; encoded by the coding sequence ATGACCTATAAAGCTGTTGAACTTTCACCTTCCGGACTGACGAAGAAAAAGAAACAAAGCCAGCTAGAATTGACGCTCAATGAATACGAAAAAGACGGTTGGAAGCTTGATCAATTAACGGCCAAGACATTCTTTGGCATGACGAGTTCCTATTTAGCGATCTTCATTCGTACCCATTAA